The Myxococcus virescens genomic sequence GGACTGCCTCATCTGCCGCGCGGGCGAGGACCGGGAGGCCGTGGAGGAAGGCCTGGGCTTCTGCGCGAAGGGCAAGCGCCTGGCGCAGAAGGCCGGCGACGTGGAGCTGCTCTACGAGTTCCTCCTCCTGGAGGGCATGGGCCTGAACCAGGTGGGCGAGTGCCGCGCGGCCCTGGCGAGCCTGGACGCGGCGCTGGGGCACATGCCGCGCTCGGTGGACGCGCAGTTGGAGCGGGGCATCGCCCTGTTCGAGCTGTGCCGCTTCGACGACGCGAAGGGCGCCTTCGACAAGGTGCTGAAGGACACGCCTGACGAGGCCTGGGCTCACCAGTACCTGGGGCTGATGGCGGAGCGCCGGGGCGACGAGAAGGAGGCCCAGCGCCGCTTCGCCAAGGCCCAGGCGCTGGTGCCGACGGAGTTCTTCCCGCCGGTGGAGCTGGGCGAGGCCGAGTTCGACCGCGCGGTGGAGGCCGCGGTGCAGTCCCTGCCCGGCCACGCGAAGCAGTACCTGGACAACGTCACCATCGCGGTGGAGGACCTGCCGGCGGACGAGGACCTGCTGGGTGAGGACCCTCCCCTGTCACCGAGCATCCTCGGGGTGTTCCGCGGCCTGGCGGTGGGCGAGCGCAGCGTGACGAACGCGTTCGACCACGTCCCCGCGTCCATCGTGCTGTACCAGAAGAACCTGGAGCGCTTCGCCCGCACCCGCGAGGAGCTCATCGAGCAGATTGGCATCACCGTCATGCACGAGGTCGGTCACCTCATGGGACTGGATGAGGATGACCTGTGGCAGCGAGGGCTGGACTGAGCGCCGCGAGCGTCTGGCGGATGCCGTCGCGGTACGGCGTCTTCCGGATGTCGCCGAGCAGCGCCCGCAGCGCCGAGTCGTCCATGATGACGGGCGAGGTGTGCAGGTAGTGCATCTCTCCCAGCTCGCGCATGAACGGGCTGAAGAGGCCGATGAGGCGCACCATCCCCGGCCCCAGCACCGAGTACTTCGCGGGGTGGCCGGCCTGGGCGTAGATGTCCTCCACCAGGGCCGCCTGGGAGGTGACGCCCGCGCCCCCGAGGTTCCAGAAGCGGCCGTAGGCGCCCGGATGGTCCATGAGCGCCGTCACCGTGGGCCCCACGTCGGGCACAAAGACGAACTCATGGGGCGTGTCGATGGGGCCGATGAGCTGGGCGCGCTTGCCCTGTGAGGCGGCGACGAAGGCGCGATGGAGGAAGCTGTTCTCCACGCCCGGGCCGTAGAAGTCCGGCAGGCGGAGGATCGTGACTTGGATGGAGCCCGCCTTGTCCGCCGCGAGCAGCAGGTCCTCCTGGGCCTTGCGCAAGCGGCCCTTGTTGGTGTGCGGCACGCGGGGGTGGGACTCGTGGACGACGTCCGTGCGAGGCCGGCCGTAGGGGTACACGCTGGCGATGAAGACGATGCGCTCCACGCCCTCGGCGATGGCGGCGTCGAGCGTGCGATTCATCAGCACGGGGTGGAGGTGGAACTGCCAGTAGGGAACGCCCACCAGATAGATGAGCGTCTGGACGCCCCGGGCTGCGGCCTGGATGGAGGCCATGTCGTCGGGATTCCAGGTGACGATCTCCGCCTGCGGGTCCGCCCCGAACTCCCGCTGGAGTCCCTCTCGGGAGCGCCCCACCACGCGGTAGCCCCGCCCCTGCCCCCGCAGCGCCTGCGCGATGCTGTGTCCGACGACGCCCGAGGCGCCGAACAACGCAACCGTGCCCATGTCCTGTTCCCTCTTCCGAACGGCGAGTGGTTTATGAACACCGTTCATGAACGCCGTTCATCTACTGCTGGGCGTTCAGTGGGTCAAGGCCTACACTGGGAACATGGGGATTGCGGAGCGGAAGGAGCGACAGCGAGCGGAGCTGCGCGAGCAGATTCTGCGAGTCGCCCGGGACATCGTGGTGAAGGAGGGCTTCCCTGCCCTCTCGATGCGCAAGCTGGCGGAGGCGGTGGAGTACGCGCCGGCGACGCTCTACCTCCACTTCGAGAACCGGGAGGCCATCGCGAAGGAGCTGTGCGTGCGCGGCTTCCAGGACCTGCTGGCCATGCTGGAGCCCGCGACCCAGGTGGAGGACCCGCTGGAGCGGTTGCCCAAGCTGGCGGAGGCCTACGTCCGATTTGGCCTGGAGCACCCGGAGACGTACCGGATGATCTTCATGGAGGACCCGAAGCTCTCCACGGCGTTGTTCGGGGACCATCCGGAGGGCCCGGGCCCGAGGTCCTTCGGGGTCCTGGTGCAGGTGTTCGTGGACCTGGTGGCGGCCGGGAGGCTGGAGGAGGGCACGAAGCCGGAGCAACTCGCGGAGGTGCTGTGGGCGGGGGTCCACGGCATTGTGAGCTTGAGGCTCACGTGCACCGGTTTTCCGGGTTCGCCTGCGGAGGAGCTCACGCAGGTGATGGTGTCCACGCTGGTGCAGGGCTTGCCCGGGCTGACGACGGAACCGGCGCCGACAAAGGCCCGGTAGCGCTGAGTTGACGGGGTCTGGAGGGTCCGGCGTAATCGCAGACGGTAGGGCCTCCGGACCTGGTGGCCGGCCCGGTCTTCAAAACCGGTGAGGGGCGCTGAGAGGCGTCCCTGGCGAGTTCGATTCCCGTGCCCTACCGCCGACTTGCATCCATACCAACACCTTTAAAAGCAATAAACCAATCGTAACCGTTCACCGACTCATGCTGCGTGCGCAGGCTAAGAGGCCTCCGCAAGGGAAAGCAGCGAGGGGGCGGCAGGCTCCGGCGGTGCGTGCGCAACGTGTCCGTGAGGAAGTCCAGCACGCCCCGCTCTTGCAGCTTGAGCGTGGTGACTGCGGTGAAGATGCGCTCGACGAAGCAGCTGCCCTCGGGTCCTTGTGTCCCGAATGACGTCTTGCGGTACATGACGGCGTGGCGGATGCACTGCTCGCCGAAATTATTCGTCGGCTCGATGCCGCCAAGCACGATGGCCTCGGCCCTGATTGCGCCCCTCCCCCCATCCCGTCTCGTCCGCGTGGGACTTGCCGGCCGCCTGCACGTACAGGCGGGCCTCGGCCACCGCTGGGGCCAGCGCGTCCGTCATCTCCCCTTCGAGATTCACCACGCTGCCCACCGACAAGTCCACGCCCAGCATGTCCGAGAGGGCGTCCTTCACCAGCCGTTTGGACAGCCGGTACGTGCCTACCAGCAGACGGGCCAGCGCCCCAACCTGTCTCCGAACGCGCTGCGGGCATACGCGGGTACCGGCTGGCACGCCAGCGTGCCGCATGCGGAGCACTCCAAGGCGTGGCTGCGGTACTCGGTGACGACGGCCGACAGTGGCGGCACCTCGACCACCTGGTGGCGGCGCGGCTCGCAATCTCTGCCCACCAGCCGCTACCCGCAGCCTTTGCACTCCTGGGGCACCAACTCGATGACGTGCTGCACGGCTTCGGGCGGCAGGAGACTTCGTTCATGCTTCTTGTGTCCCGGCTGGCCACCGGGGCTGCGGCCCGTGGGCTTCTTCGCCGGGCGCGGCGTGCCGGGAGCGTCCGCGGAGGGCGGCTTCGAGGAGTTGCTCGAATTCTGGCTCAGCCGCGCCTCCAATTCCGCCACGCGCGCCGTGAGAGCCTCTACCTTCGCCATCAACTCGACGATGACTGCGTCGCGCGCGGCCACCTGCGCTTCCAACTCCGCGATGCGCGCATCCTTGGGGTCGAGTTCCGCCACGAGTGGCGGTGTGTCACGCCACAACCACCACCGTCCCGCCCACCGTCCGCTGCCCGGCCGTCTCTTCAAGCAGGCACCAACCGGTGAACGGTTACAATTATTGTAGGAGCAGACTGCCCGATGCCGACTGTCTCACTCATGTTGGCAGATTGGGAACGCTAGAGGATGTCGTGGTCTTGCGCCCTTTCTTGGCCACCTCGGCCTCCCACTTCTTCTCTGTTTCCATAGCCACCGCATCAACCGCTATCTGGAGTTCAGGGAGGCGCCACTTGCCGCCGGGTACGCCGTTCTCAAACTCCTTCCTCACACCGGGCTTCGTCAGGAGGTGCCTAATCACGGCAGCGAACATAGGCTTCGTAGCGAGGTGCAATTCCAGCGCGTCCTCAATGAACCCGACCCACCAGACTTCTATCCTTTCCTTTTGATCAGGCTCCACAGCGAGTTCTGCTTGGAGGATTTGGTTGTAGAGCCCAGCGAGGTAGGCCCATTGAGAGGAGAACCGAGCGTAGAACGCGGCATACGCGCCTGCGAAGACCGCTCCAGCCCATGGTGCGGTGTCGTGGAGGTCTCCAAGGAACCCGCGAAGACTCAGGGTGCCCCATACGCTCTCTGGGTCAGTGACTACCTTCAACGGAAACGCCACCAAATACACCAGGAAGGTGACCCACAGGCTCCTCTTAAGCACAACCGTCCCACCATTGGCCTTCTTGTCGAGGAAGAACTCGCCGGAAAGAAATCTCATCACCGCCACGTGACGACCCCCGTTGTCAGTAGTTGCCGCGCGACGGTACGTGCCGAGCCTGTAGCACTGCAACTACTCCGTCGGCAGCAAGCCCGGCCTCCCATAGCTGAGAGCGGACGACGTACATGGTGTTCTTCCATAGGCCGGTTTCCCGAGGCGTATCGTCCACATTGGCGCCCTTCTCCAAGCTGCGCTTCTCCCCTGCGGTGGCCTCCCCTCCTTCTCAGGAGACAGGTCCGCATGTGTAGTTCCCCGGCCGCTTGCGCTGTCTGCCATGGTTATTGCCTGGCACCGGGTGAAGTCGGCATCCTCGTCCATGCCGCGCTGCGGCGCACGCCGCACTATGCAAGCGTTCAGAGGCAGCCGCTGGGGTAGCGTTTCATCGTATTCGTCCACGAATTCCGAGCCTCCAGCCGGGCTGGCCAACTCGTCCGTCCGTGCTCGCGCCACGTCATCCATGCGGTGCGGTGGCTCGGCTCGGCGGCTACCCGCGCGCCCGCCCATGTGTTTAATGATGGGCCATGGCCGCTCCCACTCCGCTCGAACCACCCATCATGTCCCGGCACGAACTGCTGCCCCTTCAGCAGCTAAAGTGGGAAGTCTTCGAGAGCTTCTGCTGCGAGTTGCTCACGCTCCTCAAGCCGGACTTCACGTTCGAGCACTACGGCAAGCAGGGCGACAAGCAGCGCGGCATCGACCTGATCGGGAGGGGCGAGGATGGCAGCCTGCGGGTTGCTCAATGCAAGAAGGTGGACCGTTTCGCCCCAGCGGATGCCAGAGCAGTGGTGGCGGCCATGGCCTTCCAGGCCGACAAGTACCTCCTCCTCATGAGCAGCGAGGCCACGACGGGGGTCCGGGATGTCATCCTCAATACCCCCTACTGGGAACTCTGGGACGTGAGGGACATCTCCCGGCGGGCTCGCCGCCTGCCGCCCGAGACGGCCCAGCAGCTCGTCGAGAACTACTTCGGCCTCGCTTGGTGCGAGGTTTTCCTGGGACACATGGGAAGCGCAGGACTGCTCACTCCCGAGGAGTACTTCGCCCGGCTGCTCGACGAGACGCAGCTATTCCACCAAGCGTGGCCCCTGATGGGCCAGGAGAAACTTTTGGACGAACTCGATGGGCTCCTGGGCGGGACCTATGACGCCGCGCTGCTGTGTGGCAGGGGCGGCATCGGTAAGACCAAACTGCTCTACGAGTGGTCCAAACGGGCGCGCTCGTGCACCCCGGAGACACATATCCTCTTCTTCGAACCCCATCTCGTGGAGAACGGGGCACTCGCCACCGGGCTCCCAGCGGGTCCCTGCGTGCTCGTGG encodes the following:
- a CDS encoding TetR/AcrR family transcriptional regulator; amino-acid sequence: MNAVHLLLGVQWVKAYTGNMGIAERKERQRAELREQILRVARDIVVKEGFPALSMRKLAEAVEYAPATLYLHFENREAIAKELCVRGFQDLLAMLEPATQVEDPLERLPKLAEAYVRFGLEHPETYRMIFMEDPKLSTALFGDHPEGPGPRSFGVLVQVFVDLVAAGRLEEGTKPEQLAEVLWAGVHGIVSLRLTCTGFPGSPAEELTQVMVSTLVQGLPGLTTEPAPTKAR
- a CDS encoding NAD-dependent epimerase/dehydratase family protein — its product is MGTVALFGASGVVGHSIAQALRGQGRGYRVVGRSREGLQREFGADPQAEIVTWNPDDMASIQAAARGVQTLIYLVGVPYWQFHLHPVLMNRTLDAAIAEGVERIVFIASVYPYGRPRTDVVHESHPRVPHTNKGRLRKAQEDLLLAADKAGSIQVTILRLPDFYGPGVENSFLHRAFVAASQGKRAQLIGPIDTPHEFVFVPDVGPTVTALMDHPGAYGRFWNLGGAGVTSQAALVEDIYAQAGHPAKYSVLGPGMVRLIGLFSPFMRELGEMHYLHTSPVIMDDSALRALLGDIRKTPYRDGIRQTLAALSPALAATGHPHPVP
- a CDS encoding metallopeptidase family protein, which produces MGTRTSKRTGVSGMEALDAAAEAFEMGDFEAALAAVDRGLAQAPDSVDALHLRAAALVELGRLEEAGRAFGAALRVSPDDLEVLLGTVDCLICRAGEDREAVEEGLGFCAKGKRLAQKAGDVELLYEFLLLEGMGLNQVGECRAALASLDAALGHMPRSVDAQLERGIALFELCRFDDAKGAFDKVLKDTPDEAWAHQYLGLMAERRGDEKEAQRRFAKAQALVPTEFFPPVELGEAEFDRAVEAAVQSLPGHAKQYLDNVTIAVEDLPADEDLLGEDPPLSPSILGVFRGLAVGERSVTNAFDHVPASIVLYQKNLERFARTREELIEQIGITVMHEVGHLMGLDEDDLWQRGLD